One genomic region from Vanacampus margaritifer isolate UIUO_Vmar chromosome 2, RoL_Vmar_1.0, whole genome shotgun sequence encodes:
- the nupr1b gene encoding nuclear protein 1b yields MSHVDVKNLKPSNFEDQYYDQYDYYNLSDKYTEGASRKGRTKKEASDNTNRHNPTGHERKIVEKLQNSDKKKSNE; encoded by the exons ATGAGTCACGTGGACGTGAAAAACTTGAAGCCCAGCAACTTCGAGGACCAGTACTACGACCAGTACGACTACTACAACCTCAGCGACAAGTACACAG aggGGGCGTCACGCAAAGGCCGCACGAAGAAGGAGGCCAGCGACAACACTAACAGGCACAACCCGACGGGACACGAGCGCAAGATCGTTGAGAAACTTCAAAACAGCGACAAGAAGAAGAGTAACGAGTGA